Proteins from a single region of Orcinus orca chromosome 20, mOrcOrc1.1, whole genome shotgun sequence:
- the MEIS3 gene encoding homeobox protein Meis3 isoform X10 has protein sequence MGHRGPKGARLGHLGTVGQYDELPHYPGIVDSTAALAGFSEAVPSAPRAPGPYGPHRPPQPPPLGLDSDGLRREKDEIYGHPLFPLLALVFEKCELATCSPRDGAGTGPGTPPGSDVCSSDSFNEDIAAFAKQVRSERPLFSSNPELDNLMIQAIQVLRFHLLELEKVHDLCDNFCHRYITCLKGKMPIDLVIEDRDGGCREDLDDYPASCPSLPDQNTTWIRDQEDSGSVHLGTPGPSSGGLASQSGDNSSDQAQHASPCSGDGLDTNVASPSSGGEDEELDHERRQNKKRGIFPKVATNIMRAWLFQHLSHPYPSEEQKKQLSQDTGLTILQVNNWFINARRRIVQPMIDQSNRTACTCQLP, from the exons ATGGGACATCGGGGGCCTAAGGGAGCAAGGCTGGGACACTTGGGGACAGTAGGGCAG taCGATGAGCTGCCCCACTACCCCGGCATCGTGGACAGCACTGCAGCCCTGGCTGGCTTCTCGGAGGCAGTGCCCTCGGCACCGAGAGCCCCCGGGCCCTACGGCCCCCACCGgcctccccagcccccgcccctggGCTTGGATAGTGATGGCCTGAGGAGGGAGAAGGATGAGATCTACGG aCACCCGCTCTTCCCGCTGCTGGCCCTGGTCTTTGAGAAATGTGAATTGGCCACGTGTTCTCCCCGTGATGGGGCTGGGACTGGGCCGGGCACACCCCCAGGCAGTGATGTATGCTCCTCCGATTCCTTCAATGAGGACATCGCAGCCTTTGCCAAGCAG gTCCGCTCCGAGAGGCCTCTCTTCTCCTCCAACCCGGAGCTGGACAATCTG ATGATACAAGCCATTCAAGTGCTCCGTTTCCACCTGCTGGAGCTGGAGAAG GTCCACGACCTGTGCGACAACTTCTGTCACCGCTACATCACCTGCCTCAAGGGAAAGATGCCCATCGACCTGGTCATCGAGGATCGGGACGGCGGCTGCAGGGAGGATCTCGACGACTACCCGGCCTCCTGCCCGAGCCTCCCAGATCAG AATACTACATGGATTAGAGACCAAGAAGACAGCGGGTCTGTACATTTGGGGACCCCGGGTCCATCCAGCGGGGGCCTGGCCTCCCAGAGTGGTGACAACTCCAGTGACCAAG CACAGCATGCCTCTCCCTGCTCAGGAGATGGACTAGACACAAATGTGGCCTCTCCCAGTTCTGGGGGAGAGGACGAAGAGCTGGACCACGAGCGCCGGCAGAACAAGAAGAGAGGGATCTTCCCCAAGGTGGCCACCAACATCATGAGAGCCTGGTTGTTCCAGCACCTCTCG CACCCGTACCCCTCAGAGGAGCAGAAGAAACAGCTGTCCCAGGACACGGGGCTCACCATCCTACAAGTCAACAACTG GTTCATTAATGCCCGGAGACGCATCGTGCAACCAATGATCGATCAATCCAACCGCACAG CCTGCACCTGTCAACTCCCCTAG
- the MEIS3 gene encoding homeobox protein Meis3 isoform X7: MARRYDELPHYPGIVDSTAALAGFSEAVPSAPRAPGPYGPHRPPQPPPLGLDSDGLRREKDEIYGHPLFPLLALVFEKCELATCSPRDGAGTGPGTPPGSDVCSSDSFNEDIAAFAKQVRSERPLFSSNPELDNLMIQAIQVLRFHLLELEKVHDLCDNFCHRYITCLKGKMPIDLVIEDRDGGCREDLDDYPASCPSLPDQNTTWIRDQEDSGSVHLGTPGPSSGGLASQSGDNSSDQGDGLDTNVASPSSGGEDEELDHERRQNKKRGIFPKVATNIMRAWLFQHLSHPYPSEEQKKQLSQDTGLTILQVNNWFINARRRIVQPMIDQSNRTAGQGAAFSPEGQPMGAYTETQPQVTVRPPGSMGMSLNLEGEWHYL; the protein is encoded by the exons ATGGCCCGGAGG taCGATGAGCTGCCCCACTACCCCGGCATCGTGGACAGCACTGCAGCCCTGGCTGGCTTCTCGGAGGCAGTGCCCTCGGCACCGAGAGCCCCCGGGCCCTACGGCCCCCACCGgcctccccagcccccgcccctggGCTTGGATAGTGATGGCCTGAGGAGGGAGAAGGATGAGATCTACGG aCACCCGCTCTTCCCGCTGCTGGCCCTGGTCTTTGAGAAATGTGAATTGGCCACGTGTTCTCCCCGTGATGGGGCTGGGACTGGGCCGGGCACACCCCCAGGCAGTGATGTATGCTCCTCCGATTCCTTCAATGAGGACATCGCAGCCTTTGCCAAGCAG gTCCGCTCCGAGAGGCCTCTCTTCTCCTCCAACCCGGAGCTGGACAATCTG ATGATACAAGCCATTCAAGTGCTCCGTTTCCACCTGCTGGAGCTGGAGAAG GTCCACGACCTGTGCGACAACTTCTGTCACCGCTACATCACCTGCCTCAAGGGAAAGATGCCCATCGACCTGGTCATCGAGGATCGGGACGGCGGCTGCAGGGAGGATCTCGACGACTACCCGGCCTCCTGCCCGAGCCTCCCAGATCAG AATACTACATGGATTAGAGACCAAGAAGACAGCGGGTCTGTACATTTGGGGACCCCGGGTCCATCCAGCGGGGGCCTGGCCTCCCAGAGTGGTGACAACTCCAGTGACCAAG GAGATGGACTAGACACAAATGTGGCCTCTCCCAGTTCTGGGGGAGAGGACGAAGAGCTGGACCACGAGCGCCGGCAGAACAAGAAGAGAGGGATCTTCCCCAAGGTGGCCACCAACATCATGAGAGCCTGGTTGTTCCAGCACCTCTCG CACCCGTACCCCTCAGAGGAGCAGAAGAAACAGCTGTCCCAGGACACGGGGCTCACCATCCTACAAGTCAACAACTG GTTCATTAATGCCCGGAGACGCATCGTGCAACCAATGATCGATCAATCCAACCGCACAG CAGGGCAGGGTGCAGCCTTCAGCCCAGAGGGCCAGCCCATGGGGGCCTACACGGAGACTCAGCCACAAGTGACTGTCAGGCCCCCAG GATCAATGGGGATGAGTTTGAACTTAGAAGGAGAGTGGCATTATTTATAG